A stretch of Aerococcus urinaehominis DNA encodes these proteins:
- a CDS encoding UvrD-helicase domain-containing protein, which yields MNQLLEGLNKKQAEAVQTTEGPLLVMAGAGSGKTRGLTHRMAYILQEKDVQPWNILAITFTNKAASEMKERVGKLVGPQAQDMWVSTFHAMCVRILRREAEAIGFSRNFTIADPAEQQTLIKQILKDLNLDTERFKPRMVLGRISDAKNNMLTPKDFRAQAQDYISEVVADCYDRYQQRLQVAQSFDFDDLIMVTVQLFESQPEILKYYQQKFHYIHVDEYQDTNEAQYKLVKLLADYFKNVCVVGDADQSIYGWRGANMQNILDFEKDYPQAQVILLEQNYRSTKNILAAANQVIENNAERRDKKLWTDNPEGEKIGYYRAQSEQDESYFVVSKINDYKNEGLGYQDMAVLYRTNAQSRVIEEALVKASLPYRMVGGLKFYDRKEIKDILAYLRLLSNPADNLSFNRIINVPKRGVGPGTLDKLAHFANQEGLTLLQAAALVDQAPISGKGARSLAKFADMMVKLQKQREFLSIYELTDSLLDMSGYRTDLEKQNTLEAQARLENIEEFLSVTAEFDRRYEAEADQRVQAAEIAAQEEANRPEQIDQVDLTADLLADQEAYLVSLLDSQELAADLPFADQANLDDALVAFLTDLSLVSDRDEDSNQQGQVTLMTLHAAKGLEFPLVFIIGMEDGIFPLARAIEEDDLEEERRLAYVGITRAERKLYLTNSYSRMLYGRYQNNPASRFIEEIDQDLLVNEGQQWGRPSNEQRASYNSRKQSNQLGRYQANRSGQARSFKERFKEEKRSVFANTGNTASKHTANDGPVNWAVGDKAQHKKWGQGTVVKVTGAGNDQELYIAFKGQGIKRLLAAFAPIEKV from the coding sequence GTGAATCAACTACTTGAAGGACTCAATAAAAAGCAAGCAGAAGCAGTACAAACGACAGAGGGCCCCTTATTGGTTATGGCGGGTGCCGGTTCCGGTAAGACCCGGGGTTTGACCCACCGCATGGCCTATATCCTCCAAGAAAAGGATGTCCAGCCCTGGAATATTCTGGCGATTACCTTTACTAACAAGGCGGCTAGTGAGATGAAAGAGCGGGTAGGCAAGTTAGTCGGACCGCAAGCCCAGGATATGTGGGTGTCGACCTTCCACGCTATGTGTGTGCGGATCTTAAGGCGTGAAGCGGAGGCGATTGGTTTTTCCCGCAACTTTACCATTGCCGACCCAGCTGAGCAGCAAACGCTCATTAAACAAATTCTCAAAGACCTAAACCTCGATACTGAGCGCTTCAAGCCTCGCATGGTCTTGGGGCGAATTTCCGATGCCAAGAATAATATGTTGACGCCCAAGGATTTCCGGGCCCAGGCTCAGGACTATATTTCCGAAGTGGTTGCTGATTGCTATGACCGTTATCAACAACGCCTACAGGTAGCTCAGTCCTTTGATTTTGATGATTTAATTATGGTGACTGTTCAATTATTTGAGAGCCAACCGGAAATTTTAAAATATTACCAGCAAAAGTTTCATTATATCCATGTTGACGAGTACCAGGATACTAATGAAGCCCAATACAAGTTGGTAAAACTACTAGCTGACTACTTTAAGAATGTCTGTGTGGTGGGCGATGCTGACCAGTCTATTTATGGCTGGCGGGGAGCCAATATGCAGAATATCTTGGACTTTGAAAAGGACTATCCCCAAGCTCAAGTCATTTTGCTCGAACAGAACTATCGGTCCACTAAAAATATCCTCGCAGCAGCCAACCAGGTGATTGAAAATAATGCCGAGCGTCGTGATAAAAAATTATGGACGGACAACCCTGAGGGCGAAAAAATTGGCTATTATCGGGCCCAGTCTGAGCAAGATGAATCTTATTTTGTTGTTTCAAAGATTAATGATTATAAAAATGAGGGGTTAGGTTACCAGGATATGGCTGTGCTCTACCGGACCAATGCTCAGTCGCGGGTGATTGAGGAAGCCCTAGTCAAGGCTAGCCTGCCTTACCGGATGGTCGGCGGTCTTAAGTTCTACGACCGTAAAGAGATCAAGGATATCCTGGCTTATTTACGACTTTTATCCAATCCTGCTGATAACCTCTCTTTTAACCGTATTATCAATGTTCCTAAACGCGGTGTCGGTCCCGGCACCCTAGATAAGCTCGCTCATTTTGCCAACCAAGAGGGACTGACCCTCTTACAGGCAGCAGCCCTAGTTGATCAAGCACCAATTTCTGGTAAGGGGGCTCGGTCTCTGGCTAAGTTTGCTGATATGATGGTAAAACTACAAAAGCAGCGAGAGTTTTTATCCATTTACGAATTAACAGACAGCTTATTGGATATGTCTGGCTACCGGACTGATTTAGAAAAGCAAAATACCTTAGAGGCTCAGGCTCGTTTGGAAAATATTGAGGAGTTTTTATCGGTGACAGCTGAATTTGATCGGCGTTATGAAGCTGAGGCTGATCAACGTGTCCAAGCAGCTGAGATTGCTGCCCAGGAAGAAGCTAATCGCCCTGAACAAATTGACCAGGTGGACCTAACAGCTGATTTACTTGCTGACCAAGAAGCTTATTTGGTGTCACTATTAGATAGTCAAGAGCTGGCGGCTGACCTACCTTTTGCTGACCAAGCCAACCTGGATGATGCCCTAGTAGCCTTCTTAACAGACTTATCCCTAGTTAGTGACCGCGATGAAGATAGTAACCAGCAAGGTCAGGTTACCCTAATGACTCTGCATGCGGCTAAGGGACTAGAGTTTCCCCTCGTCTTTATCATTGGTATGGAAGATGGTATCTTCCCCTTGGCCCGGGCCATTGAAGAGGATGACTTAGAAGAGGAGCGCCGCTTAGCCTATGTGGGGATTACCCGGGCTGAACGTAAGCTATATCTGACTAACTCTTATTCTCGGATGCTATATGGCCGCTACCAAAATAACCCAGCTTCTCGCTTTATTGAAGAGATTGATCAAGACTTATTGGTCAATGAAGGCCAGCAATGGGGTCGGCCAAGTAATGAACAACGAGCCAGCTACAATAGCCGTAAGCAGTCCAACCAGCTAGGCCGTTACCAAGCCAATCGTAGCGGGCAAGCCCGCTCCTTTAAAGAACGGTTTAAAGAAGAAAAACGCTCGGTATTTGCTAATACTGGTAATACAGCGAGCAAGCACACAGCTAATGATGGCCCAGTTAATTGGGCAGTTGGTGATAAGGCCCAGCATAAAAAATGGGGCCAAGGCACAGTCGTCAAGGTAACCGGTGCGGGTAATGACCAAGAGTTATATATTGCCTTTAAGGGCCAGGGGATTAAGCGACTTCTAGCTGCCTTTGCGCCCATTGAAAAAGTATAG
- a CDS encoding glycoside hydrolase family 73 protein, translated as MAKGRKKAKRPTRRKQTLTKKQLQQRNQALIVVGLLACLLALPLARVQLADWLNKVPGVGRVNQVKWPSQEDFIISVGEYAQSRYPKTQILPSIVTAQAILESDFGQSDLAYYYNNLFGRKAQSFDRSVSLPTQEFVDGEFITINDYFKVYHNWQDSVDDHAALMHRGVDWNPDLYQALIGERDYRLAAQALQAAGYATDPGYADKLITTIETYNLARFDP; from the coding sequence GTGGCAAAAGGGCGGAAAAAGGCTAAGCGGCCTACTAGGCGCAAGCAGACTTTAACTAAAAAGCAATTACAGCAACGCAACCAGGCCCTTATCGTCGTAGGACTTTTAGCTTGCTTACTAGCCCTACCCTTAGCCAGGGTCCAGCTGGCCGACTGGCTTAACAAAGTCCCAGGGGTTGGCCGGGTTAACCAGGTTAAGTGGCCTAGTCAGGAGGATTTTATTATTTCGGTGGGAGAATATGCCCAGTCACGTTATCCCAAAACACAAATCCTGCCATCTATTGTGACGGCCCAAGCCATTTTAGAATCTGATTTTGGTCAGAGTGATTTAGCATATTATTACAATAATCTCTTTGGTCGCAAGGCCCAGTCTTTTGACCGGTCGGTGAGCTTGCCCACCCAGGAATTTGTTGATGGTGAATTTATTACGATCAATGATTACTTCAAGGTCTACCATAATTGGCAGGACTCAGTGGATGACCATGCCGCCTTGATGCACCGGGGAGTAGACTGGAATCCTGACCTTTACCAGGCTTTGATAGGCGAGCGGGACTACCGGCTAGCTGCGCAGGCCCTACAAGCGGCCGGCTATGCGACTGATCCAGGCTATGCAGATAAATTAATTACGACAATTGAGACCTATAACCTAGCCCGTTTTGACCCCTAA
- the ligA gene encoding NAD-dependent DNA ligase LigA, with protein sequence MSKADLRRLVDLTDQLNQYAYQYYVLDQPTITDAEYDQLYQELLALEAQYPDYVQADSPSHRVGMLAQSGLEKVTHETPMLSLANAFNQEDLARFVASSQAASEGPVTYVGELKIDGLSVSLRYQDGRLVQAATRGDGQIGEDITNNVRTIASVPLKLPEPLDIEVRGEIFMPKASFLALNQAREDQGLPTFANPRNSAAGSIRQLDSRITAQRKLDVFLYSGVFSPDLGLASQSQMLAQFKEWGFHINDQTRSLTGLADMWDFVEEMTSQRHDLPYDIDGIVFKVDDFDQQAQLGHTVKAPRWAIAYKFPAEEQATRIRDIEWTVGRTGVVTPTAVMDPVLLAGSTVSRASLHNADLIQEKDIRLGDQVKIHKAGDIIPEVIAVDLDQRPADSQPYQIPSQCPECQSDLIHLDDEVALRCVNPACPAQAKEKLYHFVSRDAMNVTGLGPKVLEQLYDRRLVKDPSDLYQLEKDQLLTLDKIGDKSADNLLAALSASKENSLDRLVFGLGIRHVGSKAARDIASHYPTMAAILAANQEELAQIDGIGQVIANSVVEYFDNEDVQALIEKLANLGVNMIYQGPRPGQTSDLDSFWQGKTVVLTGKMATYSRPEAKKLIEAQGGKVTGSVSRNTDILIAGSDAGSKLAKAQYLGVTIFSEADMLDQL encoded by the coding sequence ATGTCTAAAGCAGATTTACGAAGATTGGTTGACTTGACTGACCAACTTAACCAATATGCCTACCAATATTATGTCCTGGACCAGCCAACAATTACTGATGCTGAGTATGACCAGCTCTACCAAGAACTCTTAGCATTGGAAGCCCAGTACCCAGATTATGTTCAGGCGGATTCACCTTCGCATCGCGTTGGCATGCTAGCCCAATCTGGCCTAGAGAAAGTGACTCATGAGACCCCAATGCTGTCCCTAGCTAATGCCTTTAACCAGGAAGATCTAGCGCGTTTTGTGGCATCGAGCCAAGCTGCCAGTGAAGGTCCAGTTACTTATGTGGGCGAGTTAAAAATTGACGGACTATCCGTATCTTTACGCTACCAGGATGGCCGCTTGGTTCAAGCAGCTACCCGGGGCGATGGTCAGATTGGGGAGGATATTACCAACAATGTGCGAACGATTGCCTCGGTTCCTTTAAAATTACCTGAACCTTTGGATATTGAAGTCCGGGGAGAAATTTTTATGCCCAAGGCTTCATTCTTAGCCCTCAACCAGGCCAGGGAAGACCAAGGCCTCCCTACCTTTGCCAACCCACGTAATTCAGCGGCCGGCTCAATCCGCCAACTGGACAGCCGGATTACTGCCCAACGGAAACTAGACGTTTTCCTCTATAGCGGTGTCTTTAGCCCAGATTTGGGCTTGGCTAGCCAATCCCAAATGTTGGCCCAATTTAAGGAGTGGGGCTTTCATATTAATGACCAAACGCGGTCTTTGACGGGATTAGCCGATATGTGGGATTTTGTAGAAGAAATGACCAGCCAGCGCCATGACCTGCCTTATGATATTGATGGTATTGTTTTCAAGGTAGATGATTTTGACCAGCAAGCCCAACTAGGCCATACGGTTAAAGCGCCACGTTGGGCAATTGCCTACAAGTTTCCAGCTGAAGAACAGGCGACAAGAATCCGTGATATTGAGTGGACGGTAGGTCGGACTGGGGTGGTCACGCCGACTGCAGTAATGGATCCTGTCTTACTAGCTGGCTCTACCGTTAGTCGGGCTAGCCTTCATAATGCGGACTTGATCCAAGAAAAGGATATTCGACTAGGTGACCAGGTTAAAATTCATAAAGCCGGGGACATTATTCCAGAAGTCATTGCGGTTGATCTTGATCAACGCCCGGCTGATAGCCAGCCTTATCAGATTCCGAGCCAGTGCCCAGAATGCCAGTCTGATTTAATCCATCTGGATGATGAAGTGGCCTTACGCTGCGTAAACCCAGCCTGTCCAGCCCAGGCCAAGGAAAAGCTCTATCATTTTGTTTCCCGGGATGCCATGAATGTGACAGGCCTGGGTCCAAAAGTTTTAGAACAGCTCTATGACCGCCGCTTAGTTAAGGATCCTAGCGACCTCTACCAGTTAGAAAAAGACCAGCTCTTGACCCTGGATAAAATTGGTGACAAATCGGCCGATAATCTTTTAGCAGCTCTCAGTGCATCTAAGGAAAATTCTCTAGACCGATTAGTGTTTGGCTTGGGTATTCGCCATGTCGGCAGCAAGGCGGCCCGAGATATTGCCAGTCATTATCCGACCATGGCAGCTATTTTAGCGGCTAATCAGGAAGAATTAGCTCAAATTGATGGGATTGGGCAGGTGATTGCCAATTCTGTGGTAGAATATTTTGATAATGAGGATGTCCAAGCCCTAATCGAAAAGCTAGCTAATTTAGGGGTAAATATGATCTATCAAGGCCCAAGACCTGGTCAGACTAGTGATTTAGATAGTTTTTGGCAGGGCAAGACGGTTGTCTTGACCGGTAAAATGGCGACCTACAGTCGGCCTGAGGCTAAAAAACTGATTGAAGCCCAAGGGGGTAAAGTCACTGGTTCCGTGTCTAGGAATACGGATATCCTAATTGCTGGTAGTGACGCGGGTTCTAAGTTAGCTAAGGCCCAATATTTAGGCGTTACTATCTTTAGCGAAGCTGATATGCTCGACCAATTGTAA
- a CDS encoding CamS family sex pheromone protein: MRFNNLARLAIATSLVLGLAGCQSQDQDEAVSLATTEADAGGNQRFYTANIEDGFYDINRTRGIMVNAASQANLDGLDRALYDGTKLEFPTNDYILREGQAITADEARQWLAPKSQDNDQGLNPEQAAADKLDSFEPHYLNSIMSYDLLSEPGQGNDHLAGASVVLALNSQDIFQNESQTEVVDIDPGVAEEKGKEMAKEVVRRLRQKEGYQDIPIAVTLYLNGDLTDLAGGVALAQTVSNRGDSLGSWTNFDQKNYVFGTEELPNQEEQVAFEQFRTEIEALFPRLNGITGVARYENNNMVGIDVRITSQFDGYSEIIALAQKLSSSATSIFPSNIAIKIEVVSPSGTSAILARAVDEKAFNYEIIQ, translated from the coding sequence ATGCGATTTAATAATTTAGCCAGGCTAGCTATAGCCACTAGCCTAGTTTTGGGTCTAGCTGGTTGCCAGAGTCAGGACCAGGATGAAGCCGTATCCTTGGCAACCACTGAGGCGGATGCTGGCGGTAATCAGCGTTTTTATACTGCTAACATTGAGGATGGTTTCTATGATATCAACCGCACCCGGGGTATCATGGTAAATGCAGCTTCCCAGGCCAATTTAGACGGTTTGGACCGGGCCCTTTATGATGGCACCAAGCTGGAGTTTCCAACCAATGATTATATTTTGCGGGAAGGCCAGGCGATTACTGCTGATGAAGCGCGCCAGTGGTTAGCGCCTAAGAGCCAAGACAACGATCAGGGGCTTAACCCAGAGCAGGCGGCCGCTGATAAGCTGGATAGCTTCGAACCCCATTATCTGAATTCCATTATGTCCTATGACCTTTTAAGTGAACCGGGCCAAGGGAATGACCACCTAGCAGGGGCTTCAGTAGTTCTGGCTCTTAATAGTCAAGATATCTTTCAGAATGAGAGTCAGACTGAAGTAGTGGATATTGATCCGGGTGTAGCTGAGGAAAAAGGTAAAGAGATGGCTAAGGAAGTGGTCCGCCGTTTACGCCAAAAAGAGGGCTACCAGGATATTCCTATTGCGGTCACTCTCTACCTAAATGGTGACCTCACTGACTTAGCTGGGGGGGTGGCCTTGGCTCAGACCGTTTCCAACCGCGGTGACAGCCTAGGTTCATGGACTAATTTTGACCAAAAGAACTATGTCTTTGGGACTGAGGAGCTACCTAACCAAGAGGAACAAGTTGCCTTTGAACAGTTCCGGACCGAAATCGAGGCTCTTTTTCCACGGCTAAACGGTATTACTGGTGTTGCCCGTTATGAAAATAATAATATGGTTGGTATTGATGTTCGGATTACTAGCCAATTTGATGGTTATTCCGAGATTATTGCCCTGGCTCAAAAGCTGTCTAGTTCGGCAACTAGCATTTTTCCAAGTAATATTG
- a CDS encoding GntR family transcriptional regulator → MAKSQSYKDIAYNYLKEQIDNNILLPDTHLKEVDIANQLGMSRTPVRRAMHELEEEGYIRTEPYKGAVVAKSVLNSRALIDRLQVIEILIMTLLQQMQNKEVTVDPEPARKNYQAMKEAMDNNDAEAYYKAEFDNFAELVSYHPNSYFRQITLNTISTLHELYLQDLREDANHWAEAQRELVNIYPDLIDNILNKDYQNARKKVRIWLNQLILMQINR, encoded by the coding sequence ATGGCAAAATCACAATCTTATAAAGATATTGCTTATAATTATTTAAAGGAGCAGATTGACAATAACATATTACTGCCTGACACCCACCTTAAAGAAGTAGATATAGCTAATCAATTAGGCATGAGTCGGACCCCCGTTCGTCGAGCTATGCATGAATTAGAAGAAGAGGGTTATATTCGTACGGAACCTTACAAGGGGGCTGTGGTAGCTAAGAGCGTGCTTAATTCCCGGGCCTTGATTGATCGTTTACAGGTGATCGAGATTTTAATTATGACCCTGCTCCAACAGATGCAAAATAAAGAGGTCACTGTCGACCCTGAGCCAGCTCGGAAAAATTATCAGGCCATGAAGGAAGCTATGGATAACAATGACGCCGAAGCTTATTATAAAGCGGAATTTGATAATTTTGCTGAATTGGTATCCTATCATCCTAATTCCTACTTCCGGCAAATTACCCTCAATACTATCTCTACGCTACATGAACTTTACCTACAGGACCTGCGCGAAGACGCTAATCACTGGGCTGAAGCCCAGCGGGAATTGGTTAATATTTACCCGGACTTGATTGATAATATCTTGAATAAGGATTATCAAAATGCGCGTAAAAAGGTACGTATTTGGCTCAACCAACTCATCTTGATGCAAATCAATCGTTAA